A window from Acidimicrobiia bacterium encodes these proteins:
- a CDS encoding MFS transporter, which produces MHEESESRREQITGGSRLRHAVRALRHRDFALFWTGALISNAGTWMQNVTVPFVLLRVTGSPTWVGFGTFAQFIPAVVLGPVGGRLADRFRRKRVVIVTQFGGMFVALALWWVWRGGSAGPGVTVALVSLLGVTIGLGLPSWQSFVPELVPRHDLLNAVTLNSAQFNMARAIGPTVGGAVLAAFGPAQAFLGNALSFGAVLLALALMHAGRTRTSPPSTDEGTGTFREGVEYLRRHTGLVLAVGMIAVVVFLGNPVIPLSAVFAQDVFGVGALAYGFMTAALGVGAVGMAFWIGAYGDAFPRSRLAVSGICVYGTGVLLMGVSPIYAVTLPAMTLLGAGYITIASSLNTSIQLQVADRFRGRVLAIYFMTITGAFPVGALVQGAIADAVGVRWTVAPSGALIVTFSLWLMTRTGLTSSLDEHRHRPGYPPPTEAAPSTPGILR; this is translated from the coding sequence GTGCACGAAGAGTCCGAGAGTCGTCGAGAGCAGATCACGGGTGGATCGCGGCTTCGCCATGCCGTACGCGCCCTGCGGCATCGCGATTTCGCCCTCTTTTGGACCGGGGCCCTCATCTCCAATGCCGGCACGTGGATGCAGAACGTCACCGTTCCCTTCGTGCTGCTCCGGGTCACAGGGTCCCCGACCTGGGTCGGGTTCGGGACCTTCGCCCAGTTCATTCCTGCTGTGGTCCTCGGACCCGTCGGCGGCCGCCTCGCCGACCGTTTCCGGCGCAAGCGGGTCGTCATCGTCACGCAGTTCGGCGGCATGTTCGTCGCACTCGCGCTGTGGTGGGTCTGGCGTGGCGGCAGCGCGGGCCCCGGTGTCACGGTGGCGCTGGTCTCACTGCTCGGCGTCACCATCGGGCTCGGTCTCCCGTCGTGGCAGTCGTTCGTCCCCGAGCTCGTCCCGCGCCACGACCTGCTCAACGCCGTCACGCTGAACTCGGCGCAGTTCAACATGGCACGTGCGATCGGCCCCACAGTCGGGGGCGCGGTGCTGGCCGCGTTCGGCCCCGCTCAGGCGTTTCTCGGCAACGCGCTGAGCTTCGGGGCCGTGCTCCTGGCCCTGGCGCTGATGCACGCCGGTCGCACACGCACCTCACCGCCGTCGACCGACGAGGGGACGGGCACGTTCCGGGAGGGCGTCGAGTACCTGCGCCGCCACACCGGGCTCGTGCTCGCCGTCGGCATGATCGCCGTCGTGGTCTTCCTCGGCAATCCCGTGATCCCCCTGTCGGCCGTTTTCGCGCAGGACGTCTTCGGGGTGGGTGCTCTCGCCTACGGCTTCATGACCGCCGCGCTGGGCGTGGGCGCGGTCGGCATGGCGTTCTGGATCGGCGCCTACGGCGACGCCTTCCCGAGGTCGCGCCTCGCCGTGTCGGGGATCTGTGTCTACGGCACCGGCGTGCTCCTCATGGGCGTGTCGCCCATCTACGCCGTGACGCTCCCGGCGATGACGCTGCTCGGGGCGGGCTACATCACGATCGCCTCGTCGTTGAACACCTCGATCCAGCTCCAGGTGGCCGACCGGTTCCGCGGTCGGGTACTCGCCATCTACTTCATGACCATCACCGGCGCCTTTCCCGTGGGTGCGCTCGTGCAGGGTGCGATCGCCGACGCCGTCGGTGTGCGCTGGACCGTGGCACCGTCGGGAGCACTGATCGTCACCTTCTCGCTGTGGCTGATGACCCGTACCGGTCTCACGAGCTCGCTCGACGAGCACCGGCACCGTCCTGGCTATCCGCCGCCGACCGAGGCGGCACCGTCAACACCGGGGATCCTGCGCTGA
- a CDS encoding MATE family efflux transporter — MPTAPWRRSAYDRESLRLALPAFGALVAEPLYVLADTAVVGHLGSAQLAGVAVAGTVLTSSFWIFNFLASGTGAIVARRLGADDPRGAVEHAVQAHWTALGLGLAVAAVGLLIAPYAVRVFTPDEDVRAFALLYLRISLLGAPAFLTILAGVGLRRGLQDTVTPLVVVLVSNGANLALELLLIYGLGMGVGASAFATVVAQYSAATTFLVLLRRTARAEGASLRPDGAGLRHVAVFGGFLTVRTSALVGAFAVATAIAGRLGTTSLAAHQIAWQIWVFLAFALDAIAIAAEAMTGRALGAGRPREARDAANRMLGWGLLTGVSVGVLVVVGRPLLAAVFTDDPAVRALAEHTLWFVAAMQPLNAVVFVLDGVLIGAGDVRYVAAAMLVSFAAFVPAAIAALEIGGTLGWLWAAIILLLVVRAATTLGRFVTDRWQLVGETPGELSAGSPVLTVPPRSAADSQDGAGARRASS, encoded by the coding sequence ATGCCGACCGCCCCGTGGCGCCGCAGCGCCTACGACCGGGAGAGCCTCCGGCTGGCACTTCCCGCCTTCGGGGCCCTCGTGGCCGAGCCCCTCTACGTGCTCGCCGACACAGCCGTCGTCGGGCACCTGGGCAGCGCGCAGCTGGCCGGCGTTGCGGTGGCGGGCACCGTGCTCACCTCGAGCTTCTGGATCTTCAACTTCCTCGCGTCGGGCACCGGTGCCATCGTGGCACGCCGTCTCGGGGCCGATGACCCTCGCGGCGCCGTCGAGCACGCTGTCCAGGCGCACTGGACGGCACTCGGCCTCGGACTGGCGGTGGCGGCCGTCGGCCTCCTCATCGCCCCCTACGCCGTGCGCGTCTTCACCCCCGACGAGGACGTGCGTGCCTTCGCTCTCCTCTACCTGAGGATCAGCCTGCTCGGCGCGCCCGCCTTCCTGACGATTCTCGCCGGCGTCGGGCTCCGACGCGGCCTCCAGGACACCGTCACACCCCTCGTCGTCGTTCTCGTCTCGAACGGCGCCAACCTGGCGCTGGAACTGCTTCTGATCTACGGGTTGGGCATGGGTGTGGGCGCCTCCGCGTTCGCCACGGTCGTCGCGCAGTACTCCGCCGCCACCACCTTCCTCGTACTCCTTCGGCGGACCGCCCGCGCCGAGGGGGCGTCGCTTCGACCGGACGGTGCCGGGTTGCGCCACGTGGCGGTGTTCGGAGGATTTCTGACGGTCCGGACGTCGGCACTCGTCGGGGCGTTCGCGGTGGCGACGGCGATCGCCGGGCGGCTCGGCACCACGTCGCTCGCCGCCCACCAGATCGCCTGGCAGATCTGGGTCTTCCTCGCCTTCGCCCTCGACGCCATCGCCATCGCCGCGGAGGCCATGACGGGACGGGCGCTCGGAGCGGGGCGTCCCCGCGAGGCCCGAGACGCGGCGAACCGGATGCTCGGGTGGGGCCTTCTCACCGGTGTGTCGGTCGGCGTGCTGGTCGTCGTCGGCCGACCGCTTCTCGCCGCCGTGTTCACGGACGACCCGGCGGTTCGCGCCCTCGCGGAGCACACACTGTGGTTCGTCGCCGCCATGCAACCACTCAACGCCGTCGTCTTCGTGCTCGACGGCGTCCTGATCGGGGCGGGCGACGTGCGCTACGTGGCCGCCGCGATGCTCGTGAGCTTCGCCGCCTTCGTACCGGCGGCGATCGCCGCTCTCGAGATCGGTGGCACCCTCGGCTGGCTGTGGGCGGCGATCATCCTGCTCCTCGTGGTGCGTGCGGCGACGACGCTCGGGCGGTTCGTGACCGACCGGTGGCAGCTGGTGGGCGAGACGCCCGGTGAGCTCAGCGCAGGATCCCCGGTGTTGACGGTGCCGCCTCGGTCGGCGGCGGATAGCCAGGACGGTGCCGGTGCTCGTCGAGCGAGCTCGTGA
- a CDS encoding molybdopterin-dependent oxidoreductase translates to MTEAPEPTTAPGGARSDPAEADLTPAPDTIDVSEWAGGIPQVGGTPPHVRIGRRWVNLLWILPVLAAVMVIAVAVAQGLRATKPVQNFIATNPGTVTTPEPPYTGFPWWLRWQHFFNLFFMIFIVRAGLQILADHPRLYWNRHSTPGTEWFRFQKPVPTDRIWTAKQDSVSLPRWFGIPGIRHSIGLARWWHFGVDLLWLVNGVILYVLLFATPQWERIVPTSLSVFPNALSALIQYLSLDFPTNEGWVAYNGLQLLAYFLTVFVAAPLALVTGLMQSPAIANRLRFAGRAMNRQLARSIHVGVLVWMVGFIIMHTVMVWTTGLLGNLNHITTGKDSNAWTGFWIYLVAMAVVVVAWALASPVTLRYPRIVQRVGRRLVGPLKGLLEHVDPKPGAYTEADISPHLWPNGTMPDSDEYAALAENAFRDFRLRVDGLVEEPCELSLDDLAAMERSEQITQHFCIQGWSGVAKWGGVPMSAICEAVRPLPEARYVAFYSFGGGPDGGVYYDVHSLEHMGHELTLLADEMNGEPLGLVHGAPLRLRNEVELGFKMVKWVRAIEFIDDYAHLGGGQGGYNEDHEFFGYRMPI, encoded by the coding sequence ATGACCGAAGCGCCCGAGCCGACCACGGCGCCCGGCGGCGCCCGCAGCGATCCGGCCGAGGCGGACCTCACCCCCGCACCGGACACGATCGACGTGTCCGAGTGGGCGGGCGGGATCCCCCAGGTCGGCGGGACACCCCCGCACGTGCGGATCGGCCGCCGCTGGGTGAACCTGCTGTGGATCCTCCCCGTGCTCGCGGCCGTGATGGTCATCGCCGTGGCCGTGGCCCAGGGGCTCCGGGCCACGAAGCCCGTGCAGAACTTCATCGCCACGAACCCGGGCACCGTCACCACACCCGAGCCTCCCTACACGGGGTTCCCCTGGTGGCTGCGTTGGCAGCACTTCTTCAATCTGTTCTTCATGATCTTCATCGTGCGCGCCGGGCTCCAGATCCTCGCCGACCACCCGCGGCTCTACTGGAACCGGCATTCCACACCGGGCACGGAGTGGTTCCGCTTCCAGAAGCCGGTCCCCACCGACCGGATCTGGACCGCCAAACAGGACTCCGTCAGCCTGCCGCGTTGGTTCGGTATCCCCGGGATCCGCCACTCGATCGGGCTGGCCCGCTGGTGGCACTTCGGCGTCGACCTACTGTGGCTGGTGAACGGCGTGATTCTCTACGTCCTGCTCTTCGCCACACCGCAGTGGGAGCGGATCGTCCCCACGTCGCTCTCGGTGTTCCCGAACGCCCTCTCGGCGCTGATCCAGTACCTGTCGTTGGACTTCCCGACCAACGAGGGGTGGGTGGCCTACAACGGCCTGCAACTCCTCGCCTACTTCCTGACGGTGTTCGTGGCGGCGCCGCTCGCTCTGGTGACGGGTCTCATGCAGTCACCGGCGATCGCCAACAGGCTCCGGTTCGCAGGTCGCGCGATGAACCGCCAGCTCGCCCGATCAATCCACGTCGGCGTGCTCGTCTGGATGGTGGGCTTCATCATCATGCACACCGTGATGGTGTGGACGACGGGCCTGCTCGGGAACCTCAACCACATCACGACGGGGAAGGACAGCAACGCCTGGACCGGATTCTGGATCTACCTCGTGGCGATGGCCGTCGTCGTGGTCGCCTGGGCACTCGCCAGCCCGGTGACGCTCCGGTACCCGCGGATCGTCCAGCGTGTGGGGCGGCGTCTGGTCGGCCCACTGAAGGGGTTGCTCGAGCACGTCGACCCGAAGCCCGGGGCGTACACCGAGGCCGACATCTCGCCCCACCTCTGGCCGAACGGGACGATGCCCGACTCCGACGAGTACGCCGCCCTGGCCGAGAACGCGTTTCGTGACTTCAGGCTCCGCGTCGACGGGTTGGTGGAGGAACCCTGCGAGCTCAGCCTCGACGACCTCGCGGCCATGGAGCGCAGCGAGCAGATCACCCAGCACTTCTGCATCCAGGGCTGGTCGGGCGTGGCCAAGTGGGGAGGTGTCCCGATGAGCGCCATTTGCGAGGCGGTGAGACCGCTGCCCGAGGCGAGGTACGTGGCGTTCTACTCGTTCGGCGGTGGTCCCGACGGTGGCGTGTACTACGACGTCCACTCCCTCGAGCACATGGGCCACGAGCTCACGCTGCTTGCCGACGAGATGAACGGCGAGCCTCTCGGTCTCGTCCACGGTGCGCCGCTACGGCTCCGCAACGAGGTCGAGCTCGGGTTCAAGATGGTGAAGTGGGTCCGAGCCATCGAGTTCATCGACGACTACGCGCATCTCGGCGGCGGCCAGGGCGGCTACAACGAGGACCACGAGTTCTTCGGCTACCGCATGCCCATCTGA
- a CDS encoding citrate synthase/methylcitrate synthase: protein MKIAQIQPAGRLAGDVPPGLEGVVVAETHIGHVRGQEGFYHYRQYNAVELAEKRSLEDVWHLLFNGTLPASLDERRAFTEEVKPYRDIPDGVMALMPDVARLGDPFVPLNGLRSAVSLLGSSLDFRPSLDLTSDELRLNAMQVCAVVPTFLTTLYRLNKGLDPIAPHPDLPYAANYLYMMQGKIPSSEHARAVEQYLISTIDHGFNASTFTARVITSTGADLAAAVVGGIGALSGPLHGGAPSRALDMLDAIGEVDNAEPWIRQSVERGDRLMGFGHRVYKTDDPRSVMLRGVAERLGGDNVELAKEIEATAVRVLEELKPGRKLYTNVEFYAGIVMDRCGVPREMFTPTFASSRVIGWTSHILEQAADNRLIRPSAEYVGEPPPQPVPTID, encoded by the coding sequence ATGAAGATCGCACAGATCCAGCCGGCGGGCCGCCTCGCCGGTGACGTGCCTCCCGGGCTCGAGGGTGTCGTCGTGGCCGAAACCCACATCGGCCACGTCCGCGGTCAGGAGGGCTTCTACCACTACCGCCAGTACAACGCCGTCGAGCTCGCCGAGAAACGCTCGCTCGAGGACGTGTGGCACCTCCTCTTCAACGGCACCCTCCCCGCGTCGCTCGACGAGCGCCGGGCGTTCACCGAGGAGGTGAAGCCCTACCGCGACATCCCCGACGGCGTGATGGCCCTCATGCCCGACGTCGCCCGCCTCGGTGACCCCTTCGTACCGCTCAACGGGCTGCGGAGCGCCGTCTCGTTGCTCGGCAGCTCCCTCGACTTCCGCCCGTCACTCGACCTCACGAGCGACGAACTGCGTCTCAACGCCATGCAGGTGTGCGCGGTGGTTCCCACGTTCCTCACGACCCTGTACCGGCTCAACAAGGGCCTCGATCCGATCGCTCCACACCCCGACCTGCCGTACGCCGCGAACTACCTCTACATGATGCAGGGCAAGATCCCGTCGTCCGAGCATGCCCGAGCGGTCGAGCAGTACCTCATCTCGACCATCGACCACGGTTTCAACGCATCGACGTTCACTGCGCGTGTCATCACCTCGACCGGCGCCGACCTCGCCGCGGCGGTCGTGGGCGGTATCGGCGCCCTGTCGGGACCACTGCACGGTGGGGCGCCCAGCCGCGCGCTCGACATGCTCGACGCCATCGGCGAGGTCGACAACGCCGAGCCGTGGATTCGCCAGAGCGTCGAGCGGGGCGACCGGCTCATGGGGTTCGGCCACCGCGTCTACAAGACCGACGACCCCCGCTCCGTCATGCTCCGAGGAGTCGCCGAACGTCTCGGTGGCGACAACGTGGAGCTCGCCAAGGAGATCGAGGCAACGGCCGTGCGGGTGCTCGAGGAGCTGAAACCGGGTCGCAAGCTCTACACCAACGTCGAGTTCTACGCCGGGATCGTGATGGACCGGTGCGGCGTTCCCCGCGAGATGTTCACCCCCACATTTGCGTCGAGTCGCGTCATCGGGTGGACATCGCACATCCTCGAGCAGGCGGCCGACAACAGGCTGATCCGCCCGAGCGCGGAGTACGTCGGCGAGCCACCGCCTCAGCCCGTCCCCACCATCGACTGA
- a CDS encoding crotonase/enoyl-CoA hydratase family protein → MSVRVETDGAVTTVTIDRPGVRNAVDGPTAAALAAAFRAFEEDDATAVAVLTGASGTFCAGADLGAMSGPDRNVVTPDGDGPMGPSRMLLSKPVIAAVEGYAVAGGLELALWCDLRVAASDAVFGVYCRRWGVPLIDGGTVRLPRVVGQGHALDMILTGRGVSGDEAVAMGLVNRQTKPGGALAGAMRLANELATLPQECMRADRLSAHEQWGLPLDEALANEFSHGHTVLAGDEIREGVGRFRGGAGRHGAPS, encoded by the coding sequence ATGAGCGTCCGGGTCGAGACCGACGGTGCCGTCACGACGGTGACCATCGACCGACCCGGCGTCCGAAACGCCGTCGACGGCCCGACCGCCGCTGCGCTGGCTGCCGCCTTCCGTGCCTTCGAGGAGGACGACGCCACCGCGGTCGCCGTGCTCACGGGTGCCTCGGGCACGTTCTGCGCCGGGGCAGACCTCGGCGCCATGAGCGGCCCCGACCGCAACGTCGTCACTCCCGACGGTGACGGACCGATGGGCCCGTCGCGCATGCTCCTCTCGAAGCCGGTCATCGCCGCCGTCGAGGGGTACGCCGTCGCCGGTGGGCTCGAGCTCGCGCTGTGGTGCGATCTCCGTGTCGCGGCGTCCGACGCCGTGTTCGGCGTCTACTGCCGTCGGTGGGGCGTACCGCTCATCGACGGTGGCACGGTACGGCTCCCGAGAGTCGTCGGACAGGGCCACGCTCTCGACATGATTCTGACGGGTCGCGGCGTGAGCGGCGACGAGGCCGTCGCCATGGGGCTCGTCAACCGGCAGACGAAGCCGGGCGGGGCGCTCGCGGGCGCGATGCGCCTCGCGAACGAGCTGGCCACCCTCCCCCAGGAGTGCATGAGGGCCGACCGGCTCTCCGCCCACGAGCAGTGGGGTCTCCCGCTCGACGAGGCGCTCGCCAACGAGTTCTCCCACGGCCACACGGTCCTCGCCGGGGACGAAATTCGCGAGGGGGTCGGGCGCTTCCGTGGCGGCGCAGGGCGACACGGAGCCCCTTCCTGA
- a CDS encoding histidine phosphatase family protein has translation MDLILVRHGQPERVHADTTDGRPADPGLTLQGRMEAKRVAEWLRHEHVDHIVSSPMLRALQTSEPLADARGLEPEILDDLAEYDRHAAHYTPFEQMSAEEVQRLAEAALGSVDLNELANETYAGSHVEEIGEFAGRVVAAVEGIIERNEDHRVVAFCHGGVINAYLAHIIGLDRQLWFYPEYASLHRVSAAAGLRMITTLNEIPRV, from the coding sequence ATGGATCTCATCCTGGTGCGGCACGGCCAACCCGAGCGGGTGCACGCGGACACCACCGACGGTCGGCCCGCCGACCCGGGCCTCACGCTCCAGGGGCGGATGGAGGCGAAGCGCGTCGCCGAGTGGCTGCGCCACGAACACGTCGACCACATCGTGTCGAGCCCGATGCTGCGCGCCCTCCAGACGTCGGAACCACTCGCCGACGCGCGCGGTCTGGAGCCCGAGATACTCGATGACCTCGCCGAGTACGACCGCCACGCCGCGCACTACACACCGTTCGAGCAGATGAGCGCCGAGGAAGTCCAACGCCTCGCGGAGGCGGCGCTGGGCTCCGTCGACCTCAACGAACTCGCCAACGAGACGTACGCCGGCAGCCACGTGGAGGAGATCGGCGAGTTCGCCGGGCGTGTCGTGGCTGCGGTCGAAGGCATCATCGAACGCAATGAAGACCATCGAGTCGTGGCGTTCTGCCACGGCGGCGTCATCAACGCCTACCTCGCTCACATCATCGGGCTCGACCGGCAGCTGTGGTTCTACCCGGAGTACGCGTCTCTTCACCGGGTGTCGGCGGCGGCGGGCCTTCGGATGATCACGACGCTCAACGAGATCCCCCGCGTATGA
- a CDS encoding HAD family phosphatase, giving the protein MRAVIFDLGGVVLPSPLDAFAEYESTHGLPGGFISGVVIGTGDAGAWSRHERGELSFEQFCDEFDAEARSAGGEVDVAELLDAITRGSEPRPTYLRAIDRIRAAGLGTAALTNNWAGPDRAASSDPTADALNALADRFDVVVESAVVGLRKPDPAIYELVCSRLDVSPGEAVFLDDLGPNLKPARALGMHTIKVSDPAAALAELADVLALDLD; this is encoded by the coding sequence ATGAGAGCCGTGATCTTCGATCTGGGTGGTGTCGTGCTGCCGTCTCCACTCGACGCGTTCGCCGAGTACGAGTCGACACACGGGCTGCCGGGTGGGTTCATCAGCGGTGTGGTGATCGGAACCGGTGACGCGGGGGCGTGGTCGCGCCACGAGCGCGGTGAGCTCTCCTTCGAGCAGTTCTGTGACGAGTTCGACGCCGAGGCGAGATCTGCGGGTGGGGAGGTCGACGTCGCCGAACTCCTCGACGCGATCACGCGCGGGTCCGAGCCCCGTCCCACCTATCTGCGGGCGATCGACCGGATCCGGGCTGCGGGCCTCGGAACCGCTGCACTCACGAACAACTGGGCGGGCCCCGACCGAGCAGCGTCGTCGGATCCGACGGCCGATGCCCTGAACGCGCTCGCCGACCGCTTCGACGTGGTCGTCGAGTCCGCCGTCGTAGGTCTCCGCAAGCCCGACCCCGCCATCTACGAGCTCGTGTGCTCCCGGCTCGACGTGTCGCCGGGCGAGGCCGTGTTCCTCGACGATCTCGGGCCGAACCTGAAGCCCGCCCGGGCCCTCGGCATGCACACGATCAAGGTCTCGGACCCTGCGGCAGCGCTCGCGGAGTTGGCCGACGTCCTGGCACTCGACCTCGACTGA
- a CDS encoding FAD-binding oxidoreductase, translating to MTRGRSFWGWGDTDAALDASEQRHLAERIGELFEIPTPAIGPEPRLDDIALRDPRVAPPDTLAALTTTDRFERALHAYGRSFRDVVRGRAGDFSHPPDLVALPRNADDVARLLDWCSDARVAAIPFGGGSSVVGGVEPLVDDRYRGAVSLDMRLLDRVLDIDHESRAARIQAGVYGPALEDQLRPHGLTLRHYPQSFEFSTLGGWIATRSGGHYATLHTHIDDFVESITTVTPRGLLESRRLPGSGAGPSPDRLMLGSEGALGVITEAWMRLSERPVFRARASFRFPDFTTGAAAAQGIAQSGLHPSNCRLLDPVEAMVAGAGDGSSAVLLVGFESADHPVDVLLTRAEELCSDHGSTRADSTDRGERDESSDAWRRTFLRAPYLRDALVGMGMLNETFETSVTWDRFDDLHHDVTTTVRAALDEVGASRGVVTCRFTHVYPDGPAPYFTVIAPGRPGAQLEQWATVKAAASEALLRNGATITHHHAVGRDHMPWYEEQRPPLFGEVLRSAKEALDPDGVLNPGVLVR from the coding sequence ATGACTCGCGGCCGCAGCTTCTGGGGGTGGGGCGACACCGACGCGGCACTCGACGCATCGGAGCAGCGGCACCTCGCCGAGCGGATCGGCGAGCTCTTCGAGATCCCGACACCGGCCATCGGCCCGGAGCCACGCCTCGACGACATCGCCCTGCGTGATCCTCGCGTGGCGCCCCCCGACACGCTGGCGGCGCTGACGACCACCGACCGCTTCGAACGCGCCCTCCACGCGTACGGCCGATCGTTCCGCGACGTCGTGCGCGGGCGTGCCGGTGACTTCTCCCATCCCCCCGACCTGGTCGCGCTTCCCCGGAACGCCGACGACGTGGCCCGCCTCCTCGACTGGTGCAGCGACGCCCGGGTCGCCGCCATCCCGTTCGGGGGTGGCAGCTCGGTGGTGGGCGGGGTCGAGCCCCTCGTCGACGACCGCTACCGGGGTGCTGTCTCACTCGACATGCGGCTCCTGGACCGCGTCCTCGACATCGACCACGAGTCGCGCGCCGCCCGGATCCAGGCCGGGGTCTACGGGCCGGCACTCGAGGACCAGTTACGTCCGCACGGCCTCACGCTGCGCCACTACCCGCAGTCGTTCGAGTTCTCGACACTCGGCGGCTGGATCGCCACCCGGTCGGGCGGCCACTACGCCACGCTTCACACGCACATCGACGACTTCGTCGAGAGCATCACCACCGTGACACCCCGAGGCCTCCTCGAGAGCCGTCGGCTCCCCGGCAGTGGAGCAGGGCCGTCCCCCGACCGCCTGATGCTGGGCTCCGAGGGGGCGCTCGGCGTCATCACCGAAGCGTGGATGCGCCTCAGCGAGCGCCCCGTGTTCCGGGCCAGGGCCTCGTTCCGGTTCCCCGACTTCACAACGGGCGCCGCCGCAGCCCAGGGCATCGCACAGAGCGGGCTGCACCCGTCGAACTGCCGTCTCCTCGATCCCGTCGAGGCGATGGTGGCCGGCGCGGGCGACGGCAGCTCCGCCGTGCTGCTCGTCGGGTTCGAGTCCGCCGACCACCCCGTCGACGTACTGCTCACGCGTGCAGAGGAGCTGTGCTCCGACCACGGCAGTACGCGCGCTGACAGCACCGATCGTGGCGAACGCGACGAGTCGTCCGACGCCTGGCGACGCACGTTCCTGCGCGCGCCCTACCTGCGCGACGCACTCGTCGGCATGGGGATGCTGAACGAGACGTTCGAGACCTCCGTCACGTGGGACCGCTTCGACGACCTCCACCACGACGTGACGACGACCGTGCGTGCCGCCCTCGACGAGGTGGGCGCATCCCGCGGTGTCGTGACGTGCCGTTTCACGCACGTCTACCCCGACGGCCCGGCCCCCTACTTCACCGTGATCGCCCCCGGGCGCCCGGGCGCACAGCTCGAGCAGTGGGCGACGGTGAAGGCAGCGGCGTCCGAGGCCCTACTGCGCAACGGTGCCACCATCACCCACCACCACGCCGTCGGCCGCGACCACATGCCCTGGTACGAAGAACAGCGTCCGCCGCTGTTCGGAGAGGTCCTGCGCTCCGCCAAGGAAGCTCTCGACCCCGACGGCGTCCTCAACCCCGGAGTCCTCGTCCGGTGA
- a CDS encoding thioredoxin domain-containing protein — MELTANVIHGEGRDRILLLAHGFGADEQDLGGVMPYLDPDGELLTVLPRGPLSAPPGYSWYEIGGDPRTMTEGFLAAVEALDALLDQTAAEHSLSREEAVVGGFSQGAGLALALAMRGDRPHPRAVLVMSGLVPGGIEQTFDWAGAADMPVLVQHGSRDPMIPVEASRQLATMLAEHGVPVVYRDYPMEHQISPESISDARSWLAQVVAGETPSEPVGAAAPAAEPAGPVPDLDENELVPSVTTAGFAIHVLQSELPVIVDFWAPWCQPCRQVSPIVEQIAAMRKGSYRVVKVNIDEEPALAQQFEVQSIPMIGLFRNGALEGQVQGAKPRPQIEAELGMLVIP, encoded by the coding sequence ATGGAGCTCACGGCGAACGTCATCCACGGGGAAGGACGCGACCGCATCCTGCTGCTGGCCCACGGCTTCGGCGCCGACGAACAGGACCTCGGCGGTGTGATGCCGTACCTGGATCCCGACGGGGAACTGCTCACCGTTCTGCCCCGCGGGCCCCTGAGCGCCCCACCCGGATACTCGTGGTACGAGATCGGCGGCGACCCCCGCACGATGACGGAGGGCTTCCTCGCGGCCGTCGAAGCACTCGACGCCTTGCTCGACCAGACCGCCGCCGAGCACAGCCTGTCGCGCGAGGAAGCGGTGGTCGGCGGCTTCTCCCAGGGTGCCGGCCTCGCACTGGCCCTGGCGATGAGGGGCGACCGCCCGCACCCGAGGGCCGTGCTCGTGATGAGCGGCCTCGTGCCGGGTGGGATCGAGCAGACCTTCGACTGGGCAGGGGCGGCCGACATGCCGGTGCTCGTGCAGCACGGCTCGCGTGACCCGATGATCCCCGTGGAGGCGAGCCGGCAGCTCGCGACGATGCTCGCCGAGCACGGTGTTCCCGTCGTGTATCGCGACTACCCGATGGAGCACCAGATCTCCCCGGAGAGCATCAGTGACGCGCGCTCGTGGCTCGCACAGGTCGTCGCGGGGGAGACCCCGAGCGAGCCCGTCGGAGCCGCGGCCCCCGCCGCGGAGCCCGCCGGGCCCGTGCCCGATCTCGACGAGAACGAGCTCGTTCCGTCGGTCACGACGGCCGGGTTCGCCATCCACGTCCTCCAGTCGGAGCTTCCGGTCATCGTCGACTTCTGGGCGCCGTGGTGCCAGCCGTGCCGTCAGGTGTCACCGATCGTGGAGCAGATCGCCGCGATGCGGAAGGGCTCGTACCGGGTCGTGAAGGTCAACATCGACGAGGAGCCCGCCCTGGCGCAGCAGTTCGAGGTCCAGAGCATCCCGATGATCGGGCTGTTTCGCAACGGAGCCCTCGAGGGTCAGGTGCAGGGTGCCAAGCCGCGGCCGCAGATCGAGGCCGAGCTCGGCATGCTCGTCATCCCGTGA